Proteins from a single region of Harmonia axyridis chromosome 4, icHarAxyr1.1, whole genome shotgun sequence:
- the LOC123678224 gene encoding ribonucleoside-diphosphate reductase subunit M2 B, whose product MPSFNTENDFFTSPAITENFDDSLLNSLPKLDTLSLYSEEEKPFDPELEPLLRENPRRFVIFPIQFPQIWAKYKEAEASIWTTEEVDLSKDLDDWLHLTPSEKHFISHVLAFFAASDGIVNENLVERFSQEVQIPEARFFYGFQIAIENVHSEMYSTLIETYITDSSEREYLFNAIENLPCVKKKADWAIRWINDKHASFAERVIAFAAVEGIFFSGSFAAIFWLKKRGIMPGLTFSNELISRDEGLHCDFACLMFSLLVQKPPKVRITNIIQDAVKIEQEFLSDALPVSLIGMNCELMCQYIEFVADRLLVELGCERIYFQTNPFEFMTNISTDGKTNFFEKKVGEYQKIGVAGSGGDVDFTTDADF is encoded by the coding sequence ATGCCTTCATTCAATACAGAAAATGATTTCTTCACCTCTCCCGCCATAACTGAAAATTTCGATGATAGTTTACTCAATTCACTTCCGAAATTAGACACGCTCTCATTATACTCTGAAGAAGAAAAACCGTTCGATCCTGAACTTGAACCTCTTCTTCGTGAAAATCCAAGGAGATTCGTAATTTTCCCAATTCAATTTCCACAGATTTGGGCTAAATATAAAGAAGCTGAAGCCTCAATATGGACGACAGAGGAGGTTGATCTTTCGAAGGATTTAGACGATTGGCTTCATTTAACACCCAGCGAGAAACATTTCATTTCACACGTTTTAGCTTTCTTTGCTGCTTCTGATGGAATTGTCAACGAGAATTTAGTTGAAAGGTTCAGTCAGGAAGTCCAGATACCTGAAGCTAGATTCTTTTATGGTTTCCAAATTGCAATTGAAAATGTTCATTCTGAAATGTATAGCACTTTGATTGAAACTTATATTACTGATTCATCAGAGagagaatatttattcaatgcTATTGAGAATCTACCTTGTGTTAAAAAAAAAGCAGACTGGGCAATAAGATGGATTAATGATAAACATGCATCATTTGCAGAGAGAGTAATTGCTTTTGCTGCTGTAGAAGGAATCTTTTTCTCTGGAAGTTTTGCTGCGATATTTTGGCTTAAAAAAAGGGGCATAATGCCAGGGCTCACATTCTCAAATGAACTTATCTCACGAGATGAAGGATTACACTGTGACTTTGCTTGTCTTATGTTTTCCTTACTTGTACAGAAACCACCTAAAGTACGTATTACAAATATAATTCAAGATGCTGTTAAAATTGAACAAGAATTCTTATCGGATGCACTTCCTGTTAGTCTTATAGGTATGAATTGTGAACTCATGTGTCAGTATATTGAATTTGTTGCTGATAGATTATTGGTTGAATTAGGatgtgaaagaatttatttccaAACAAATCCATTTGAATTTATGACTAACATTTCAACTGATGGAAAAACCAACTTCTTTGAGAAAAAAGTaggagaatatcaaaaaattggtGTAGCAGGAAGCGGTGGTGATGTTGATTTCACCACTGATGCAGATTTTTGA
- the LOC123678637 gene encoding uncharacterized protein LOC123678637, producing MKDSAEREHIQWHFNPPSAPHMGGLWEAGVKSVKTHLSRVIGAQILTYEEFYTVLCLIEAILNSRPLEALSSDPEDVSALSPGHFLTLEPLNALPYPDITQLPLNRLSRWQCLQRIQQDFWKRWQREYLHTLQQCSKWYTPDNNPPKLGD from the coding sequence ATGAAAGATTCTGCTGAAAGGGAGCACATACAGTGGCATTTCAACCCCCCTTCAGCACCGCATATGGGTGGTTTATGGGAAGCAGGTGTCAAATCTGTGAAAACCCATTTGAGCAGAGTTATAGGAGCTCAAATTCTCACATATGAGGAGTTTTATACGGTTCTTTGTCTCATCGAGGCTATATTGAACTCTCGCCCGCTAGAAGCATTGTCTTCAGACCCAGAAGATGTGTCCGCCCTTTCACCTGGTCATTTCCTTACCCTTGAACCACTTAATGCCCTTCCTTATCCCGATATTACCCAACTTCCCTTGAACCGCCTTAGTCGTTGGCAATGTCTCCAGCGAATTCAACAAGATTTTTGGAAACGTTGGCAACGTGAATACCTGCACACTTTGCAGCAATGTTCCAAATGGTACACGCCGGACAATAATCCTCCTAAACTTGGAGATTAA
- the LOC123678636 gene encoding uncharacterized protein LOC123678636: MNASYGSLVLMFRPCKLNGPVLLTDAIILDRICDEIPSHPIPVSAWSHLAHIKLADESFHTPGKIDILLGADVFSKIMLTEQIIGKPGQIDAMNTIFGYILMGKFYCKSKPSISTFLTSCSDFSTDISLQKFWELDSLPSVEPISPDNKLCDQIFSDQHYRDSEGRYVVSLPFRSCLPQFTGMRELALQRFFTLERRLLKTPDLYKLYVEFMRDYLESNHMEIIPYDCINRNSYYLPHHCVVKAQNSQSKIRVVFNASAKSPCSEEGSLNDHLLTGKKLQRDIISILLRFRLHEYTVCADIRQMYRMIRIRPDHADYQRIIWRFSVDEAPQDYRLLTVTYGVNSAPYLALRTLIQLTDDEGPKFPLASKALLENTYVDDIVAGNSSLEGAKLLLQQLVELLNRGNFELRKFSSNCPSVLAGIPSSHMSADPLTFDQEDEHFSLKILGLQWDPKGDCFRFSFEPLNKSSTKRHLLSQIARIYDPIGFLAPVTFLLKHLLQRVWSSGIDWDDELPPDIARVWDAFKSQIQILSSITIPRKLLSPKAKSYQLVGFCDASERGYCAVVYNRMIDDNDQPNNNFLCAKTKVSPLKRITIPRLELCGAVLLAKLLSYCLHVFRDSIDFCKVYAFTDSQITLDWIKGSPHRWPTFVANRVAHIQEKVPSASWYHIDSKNNPADAGSRGLLPSEFAYQSIWFDGPQLLHTPSSSFPVNIDIDVTTQQNINNFCSKLSDKSAQNIIISLLDSISSLTRIQRILAYVLRFTHNAKKESDKLSGNLTLLELNESLFQLVRVTQQHAFSTEVKGNTFPKHWQKLKIFLDERGILRVGGRIDSSSLSFESKHPMLLPKKSRLTALVVDMYHKKYLHAGLRTLRFLIAQRFWIISGRKAISSVLNRCLKCFKIRPKPYQPPMGALPKPRISEVKPFSNCGVDFAGPYSITI, from the coding sequence ATGAACGCTTCTTATGGTTCTTTAGTTTTAATGTTTCGCCCATGTAAATTGAATGGTCCTGTTTTGTTGACagacgcaataattttagacaGAATTTGTGATGAGATACCTTCTCATCCGATTCCTGTTTCCGCTTGGTCCCATTTAGCGCACATAAAATTAGCCGACGAATCCTTCCATACCCCTGGTaagattgatattttattaGGCGCagatgttttttcgaaaatcatgtTGACTGAACAGATAATTGGAAAACCTGGTCAAATTGACGCTATGAACACCATTTTCGGTTATATTTTAATGGGGAAGTTCTATTGTAAATCAAAACCATCTATATCAACATTTTTAACTTCATGTTCAGATTTCTCCACAGATATTTCTCTGCAAAAATTTTGGGAACTTGACTCCTTGCCTTCAGTAGAACCGATATCCCCTGATAACAAACTATGTGATCAGATATTTTCCGATCAACACTATCGCGACAGCGAGGGTAGATACGTCGTTTCGCTTCCATTTCGCAGTTGTTTGCCGCAGTTTACTGGAATGCGTGAACTGGCGCTGCAAAGGTTCTTTACTCTTGAACGAAGACTTTTGAAAACGCCCGATTTGTATAAATTATATGTTGAGTTTATGCGGGATTATCTTGAATCCAATCATATGGAGATTATTCCTTACGACTGCATTAATCGAAACTCATATTATCTTCCTCATCACTGCGTTGTAAAAGCTCAGAATAGTCAGAGTAAAATTCGTGTAGTATTCAATGCTTCCGCAAAATCTCCTTGTTCTGAAGAAGGTTCACTAAATGATCATCTTCTTACCGGGAAGAAACTTCAAAGGGATATAATTTCGATTTTACTTCGTTTTCGGTTGCATGAATATACAGTATGCGCCGATATCCGACAGATGTATCGCATGATTCGTATAAGGCCAGACCATGCAGATTATCAACGCATTATTTGGAGGTTTTCAGtcgatgaggcacctcaagactATAGGTTACTCACAGTAACGTATGGTGTAAATAGTGCCCCATATCTAGCATTGCGCACCCTCATTCAGTTAACTGATGATGAGGGTCCTAAATTTCCTTTGGCTTCAAAAGCACTACTCGAAAATACGTATGTTGATGATATCGTTGCTGGCAATTCGTCGTTGGAAGGAGCCAAACTGTTGCTCCAGCAACTAGTTGAACTTTTGAATAGGGGTAATTTCgaacttagaaaattttcttccaaTTGCCCTTCCGTTTTGGCAGGAATACCGTCTTCACATATGTCAGCTGATCCTCTGACATTTGACCAGGAAGATGAACACTTTTCTTTGAAGATTTTGGGTTTGCAATGGGATCCAAAGGGAGATTGTTTTCGCTTCAGCTTTGAACCCTTGAATAAATCTTCTACAAAGCGACACTTACTTTCCCAAATAGCTCGCATCTATGATCCCATAGGTTTTTTAGCTCCAGTGACTTTTCTCCTGAAGCACCTCTTGCAAAGAGTCTGGTCGTCAGGTATTGATTGGGATGATGAACTTCCTCCAGATATCGCTAGAGTCTGGGATGCATTCAAATCCCAAATTCAGATCCTATCCTCGATCACCATTCCTCGCAAACTTCTCTCCCCGAAAGCCAAGTCTTACCAACTCGTAGGATTTTGTGACGCCTCTGAGAGGGGTTACTGCGCCGTGGTTTATAATCGTATGATTGATGACAACGATCaaccaaataataattttttatgcgcAAAAACTAAAGTTTCTCCTCTGAAACGAATAACAATTCCGCGTCTTGAATTGTGCGGTGCTGTACTGCTAGCCAAGCTCCTCTCATATTGCCTTCACGTATTTCGGGATTCTATAGATTTTTGTAAAGTTTACGCTTTCACGGATTCCCAAATCACATTAGATTGGATCAAGGGATCACCACATCGGTGGCCTACATTTGTAGCCAACAGAGTAGCTCACATCCAGGAGAAGGTACCTAGTGCTTCGTGGTATCACATTGACTCCAAAAATAACCCCGCTGATGCCGGGTCCAGAGGGTTATTGCCTTCAGAATTCGCCTATCAGTCCATTTGGTTTGATGGACCTCAATTATTGCACACGCCTTCAAGCTCATTTCCTGTTAATATCGATATTGATGTGACCACTCAACagaacattaataatttttGCTCGAAACTTTCAGATAAATCTGCCcagaatattataatttctttaCTCGATAGTATTTCTTCGTTGACCAGAATTCAAAGAATTCTCGCATATGTTCTTCGCTTCACGCATAACGCTAAAAAAGAGAGTGATAAACTGTCTGGAAATCTCACACTCCTTGAGCTAAATGAATCATTGTTTCAATTAGTCAGAGTCACGCAACAACATGCCTTTTCAACCGAAGTTAAAGGGAACACTTTTCCCAAACATtggcaaaaattgaaaatttttcttgatgaACGAGGTATATTAAGAGTAGGAGGCAGGATTGATTCATCCTCGTTATCTTTCGAGTCAAAACACCCAATGCTTTTACCTAAAAAGAGTCGTTTGACAGCACTTGTCGTTGATATGtaccataaaaaatatttacatgcAGGACTTCGCACTCTTAGATTTCTGATTGCTCAAAGATTTTGGATCATCAGTGGTAGAAAGGCCATTTCTTCGGTTTTGAATAGGTGtttaaaatgtttcaaaattcgGCCCAAGCCATATCAACCCCCTATGGGTGCACTTCCAAAACCACGGATTTCTGAAGTTAAACCTTTCAGTAATTGTGGAGTAGATTTCGCAGGTCCTTACTCTATAACTATATAG
- the LOC123677615 gene encoding zinc finger protein 2 homolog, with translation MEVKSEASAVFDVNNICRACLSDKGEMRSVFLTIDNPGTGRAMVIAEMMMGFCSVQVENNDGLPSTVCLQCFHNINTAFSFKQLCEQSDTNLRQYLGKPLQKNLNKDEDSQKNDFTSTLFLDGFGIYSSSGESDDDYKDDFPLLEQPLTNNPNDEKIIAQKQLLKAAKMQKSKISKKILSRNGGTKAAGVGGKKIKRIIHQCNACKKTFINLKSFRKHLRTHIEDRPFKCKLCPRGFTEENYLNNHMRTHMPDDQKPHECNVCNKRFIHATLLNKHMLKHNGEKPFVCEICNKGCYAENSLLKHMKIHEKKEGDPALLKHICDYCKLEFPDNDSLSVHIKQHTGDRPFVCNTCGKCFPQRFNLELHLRTHTGERPFQCEVCKNGYVSKASLKIHMRTHTNERPFVCDFCGKAFRQSGDLTSHKRLHGTEKPIECSVCQKRFTTVMKLKYHMRNHTGERPYVCTVCGRGFTVNTILLRHMRVHSGERPYVCVTCGKAFSQSSTLNTHMKVHAPSQSSKYQETLDQRMPKFNENNDQKFQQPQIQQLPQPQQTMPTDHNRLMQHDGTCRRIMQQEVPRMMAADNSRMIPDGSHILTDTRGLLPDNSSILTNDGRRILINVCDQNRLLVNDNTRLMANDTRLLSSVNIADNGNRLLGNDGRLMNADNSRNMALDNSRILQDKYLTTYDPYHRGHL, from the exons ATGGAGGTTAAATCGGAAGCGAGCGCTGTTTTCGATGTAAACAACATTTGCAGGGCTTGTTTGAGCGATAAGGGGGAAATGCGATCTGTATTTTTAACAATTGATAATCCAGGTACAGGACGAGCTATGGTTATTGCTGAAATGATGATGGGTTTTTGCTCAGTACAG GTGGAAAATAATGATGGTTTGCCTTCTACAGTTTGTCTGCAATGTTTCCATAATATAAACACTGCATTTTCTTTTAAACAATTATGTGAACAATCTGACACAAATCTACGTCAATATCTTGGCAAACcacttcaaaaaaatttaaataaagatGAGGATTCTCAAAAGAATGACTTTACTTCAACTCTTTTTTTGGATGGATTTGGAATTTATTCTTCATCTGGAGAAAGTGATGACGATTACAAAGATGACTTTCCGTTATTAGAGCAGCCTCTAACAAACAATCCAAATGATGAGAAAATAATTGCTCAGAAGCAGCTCCTCAAAGCAGCTAAAATGCAGAAgagtaaaatttcaaaaaaaattttgtcaaGAAATGGAGGAACAAAGGCAGcag gagtaggaggaaaaaaaatcaaaagaatcaTCCATCAGTGTAACGCCTGCAAGAAAACATTTATAAACTTGAAATCATTTCGTAAACATCTCCGCACCCATATTGAAGACCGTCCTTTCAAGTGTAAATTATGTCCAAGAGGCTTCActgaagaaaattatttgaataatcatATGAGAACCCATATGCCTGATGATCAGAAACCTCACGAGTGTAATGTTTGCAACAAAAGATTTATACATGCTACATTACTGAATAAGCACATGCTTAAACATAATGGAGAAAAACCATTTGTTTGTGAAATCTGCAATAAGGGATGTTACGCTGAAAATAGTCTTTTAAAACATATGAAAATACATGAGAAAAAAGAAGGCGACCCAGCATTGTTAAAACATATTTGTGATTATTGCAAATTAGAATTTCCAGACAATGATTCCTTATCTGTTCATATCAAACAACACACAGGCGATCGACCTTTTGTATGTAATACATGTGGTAAATGCTTTCCCCAGAGATTTAATTTAGAACTGCATCTAAGAACTCATACTG gcGAACGTCCATTCCAATGTGAAGTATGTAAAAATGGATATGTATCAAAAGCAAGTTTGAAGATACACATGAGAACACACACAAATGAAAGGCCTTTTGTTTGTGACTTTTGTGGAAAGGCTTTCCGTCAATCTGGTGATCTCACTAGTCATAAAAGGTTGCATGGTACTGAAAAACCCATAGAGTGTAGTGTTTGCCAGAAAAG GTTCACAACAgtgatgaaattgaaatatcataTGAGAAATCACACAGGAGAACGGCCTTATGTATGTACTGTTTGTGGACGCGGTTTTACAGTAAATACAATTTTGTTGCGTCATATGAGGGTACACTCAGGGGAAAGACCTTATGTTTGTGTCACATGTGGTAAAGCATTCTCCCAATCGAGCACTCTAAATACTCATATGAAG gtacATGCTCCCTCACAATCTTCGAAATATCAAGAAACGTTGGACCAAAGGATGcccaaatttaatgaaaataatgatcaaaaatttcaacaacCGCAAATCCAACAATTGCCGCAGCCTCAGCAGACAATGCCAACAGATCACAATCGTTTGATGCAACATGATGGAACATGTAGAAGAATCATGCAACAAGAAGTTCCAAGAATGATGGCAGCTGATAACTCTAGGATGATTCCAGATGGCAGCCATATTCTGACTGATACTAGAGGACTTCTACCAGATAATTCCTCAATATTAACAAATGATGGAAGAAGAATACTCATTAATGTATGTGACCAAAATAGACTGTTAGTGAATGACAATACACGCCTTATGGCAAATGATACTAGGCTGTTATCAAGTGTTAACATTGCTGATAATGGTAATAGATTGCTTGGAAATGATGGCAGACTGATGAATGCCGATAATTCAAGAAATATGGCATTAGATAATTCTAGAATTTTACAAGATAAATATTTAACCACTTATGACCCTTATCATAGGGGTCATTtgtga